From one Dyella sp. 2HG41-7 genomic stretch:
- the xth gene encoding exodeoxyribonuclease III, translated as MKIASWNVNSLKVRIPHMTEWLAASRPDVVALQETKLEDAKFPVDELAAAGYQAVYAGQKTYNGVAILARNDLGVTFENVVTDIPGLDDPQRRILAATVGDVRVVDLYVVNGKAIGDEKYAYKLHWLERVRAFLEEEIKRYPNLVVLGDFNIAPDDRDVYDPISWGEDILCSPPERDALKAITDLGLHDSFRLFEEEGGHYSWWDYRQGAFRRNMGLRIDLILLGDALKSSAKAAAIDREPRRWERPSDHTPVTVDLDI; from the coding sequence ATGAAGATCGCCTCATGGAACGTAAACTCGCTCAAGGTGCGCATTCCGCACATGACCGAATGGCTTGCCGCCAGCCGCCCGGACGTTGTGGCGCTGCAGGAAACCAAGCTGGAAGACGCGAAATTTCCCGTGGATGAGCTGGCCGCCGCCGGATACCAAGCCGTGTACGCCGGACAGAAAACCTATAACGGCGTCGCGATCCTGGCCCGCAACGACCTGGGCGTGACGTTCGAAAACGTCGTCACCGATATTCCGGGGCTGGACGATCCGCAGCGACGCATTCTCGCGGCCACCGTCGGCGACGTGCGCGTGGTGGATCTCTATGTCGTCAACGGCAAAGCCATTGGCGACGAGAAATACGCGTACAAACTCCACTGGCTGGAGCGGGTGCGGGCGTTCCTCGAGGAAGAGATCAAGCGCTACCCCAACCTGGTCGTGCTGGGCGATTTCAACATTGCACCCGACGACCGCGATGTTTACGACCCCATCAGTTGGGGCGAAGACATTCTGTGTTCCCCGCCCGAACGCGACGCCTTGAAAGCCATCACGGATTTGGGTTTACACGACAGTTTCCGGCTGTTTGAAGAAGAAGGCGGCCATTACAGTTGGTGGGACTACCGGCAAGGCGCGTTCCGGCGCAACATGGGTTTGCGCATCGACTTGATCCTGCTCGGCGATGCCCTGAAATCCTCGGCCAAGGCCGCCGCCATCGACCGCGAACCGCGGCGTTGGGAACGCCCCTCCGATCACACGCCGGTCACGGTTGACCTGGATATCTGA
- the rsmG gene encoding 16S rRNA (guanine(527)-N(7))-methyltransferase RsmG: MTDRSALQTKLEQGIDALGLALPDAAVPRLLDYLALLERWNAAYNLTAIRDPSEMVIRHLLDSLAILPYVKGQTLADLGTGPGLPGIPLAIAAPGRQILLVDSNGKKVRFLREAIRALKLEGVRVVQSRVEDVEGQFDCVTARAFASLADMLTWGGHLLAPEGLWLAMKGKTPDDEFGGVPPEFVVHCTHALAVPGLGSAERHLVILGRAGDDRTARPRT; the protein is encoded by the coding sequence ATGACCGACCGCTCCGCCCTGCAAACCAAGCTCGAACAGGGCATCGACGCGCTCGGCCTCGCGTTGCCGGACGCCGCCGTGCCGCGCCTGCTGGATTACCTGGCTCTGCTCGAACGCTGGAACGCGGCCTACAACCTCACCGCCATCCGCGATCCGTCGGAGATGGTGATCCGCCATCTGCTCGATTCCCTCGCGATCCTGCCCTACGTCAAAGGTCAGACCTTGGCCGACCTTGGCACCGGCCCGGGGCTGCCGGGCATTCCGCTGGCCATCGCCGCGCCCGGTCGCCAGATCCTGCTGGTGGATTCGAACGGGAAAAAAGTGCGCTTTCTGCGCGAAGCGATCCGCGCGTTGAAGCTCGAAGGCGTGCGCGTCGTGCAATCGCGCGTCGAGGACGTCGAAGGCCAGTTCGACTGCGTCACCGCGCGCGCCTTCGCCAGTCTGGCGGACATGCTGACCTGGGGCGGTCATCTGCTGGCGCCAGAGGGACTCTGGCTGGCGATGAAGGGCAAAACGCCGGACGACGAGTTCGGCGGGGTGCCGCCCGAATTCGTGGTCCACTGCACGCACGCATTGGCCGTGCCCGGGCTGGGATCGGCGGAGCGTCACCTCGTGATACTCGGCCGCGCCGGGGACGACCGCACGGCGCGCCCGCGCACGTAA
- a CDS encoding S9 family peptidase: MLKPSRWWLPLLAALLAPSAFADTHSATDPRIDALLTQLGKVRDISEVALSPDGHQLAWVVETQGKPSIMLADADGKNAHSIGLASKPGACSEDDLAWAPDSRHLAFLSNCASSRAGMGGSKQPDLYVLDTQSQAKPVHLSNLNGYAHSLSWSPDGKTLAFLYVEGATRRASALAAAKPALGEIGVEGIEVERLATVSAQGGSPQLVSPAGSYIYEFAWAPDSARVAYVAAEPPGDNNWWIAQLYVQNAQANATRTAIVDPNTVSGSLHGLQIALPRWSPDGSRIVFIGGLMSDQGSTGGDLYSVSSQGGAPVDLTPGIHVTPSWFTWNTPQSLLVDQVSNGHVQLAEYAVQADSAKQQRVLFTASGYIGGGGALLAPSFSADHRSIAFMQSSFDKAPEVYAGAVGDAMPPAVTSINADAKPSWGKAESVEWDNEGFHVQGWLLYPANYDPHKHYPMIVNVHGGPSAAVIPHWPSVGYGAVPFSTLGYFVFMTNPRGSYGEGEAFVQANRKDFGYGDLRDTLAGVDAVEKKLPVDDHRLGLTGWSYGGFMSMFAPTQTQRFRAVVAGAGIANWQSYYGQNLIDKWMIPFFGASVYDDPAVYGKSSAINYIKKVKTPTLIVVGERDAECPAPQSFEYWHALRTLGVPTSLVVYPNEGHHFFNPTNQRDVLQRALNWFEKYLPPSE, from the coding sequence ATGCTCAAACCTTCCCGTTGGTGGCTTCCTCTCCTCGCCGCGTTGCTTGCGCCGTCGGCGTTTGCCGATACGCACAGCGCCACCGATCCGCGCATCGATGCGCTGCTCACGCAGCTGGGCAAAGTGCGCGACATCAGCGAAGTGGCGCTGTCGCCGGATGGCCATCAACTCGCCTGGGTGGTGGAAACACAAGGCAAGCCGAGCATCATGCTGGCCGACGCGGACGGCAAAAACGCGCACAGCATCGGTTTGGCGAGCAAACCAGGCGCCTGCAGCGAAGACGATCTGGCATGGGCGCCGGATTCGCGCCATTTGGCCTTCCTTTCCAATTGCGCGAGCTCGCGCGCCGGCATGGGCGGCAGCAAGCAGCCGGATCTCTACGTGCTGGATACGCAGTCGCAGGCCAAGCCGGTGCATCTGTCCAACCTCAACGGGTATGCGCACAGCTTGAGTTGGTCGCCGGATGGCAAGACGTTGGCGTTCCTCTACGTGGAAGGCGCCACGCGTCGCGCCAGCGCATTGGCGGCAGCGAAGCCTGCGCTCGGCGAAATCGGTGTGGAAGGTATCGAGGTGGAACGTCTGGCCACGGTGTCGGCGCAAGGCGGATCGCCGCAACTCGTGTCGCCGGCCGGCAGTTACATCTACGAATTCGCATGGGCGCCCGATAGCGCGCGCGTGGCGTATGTCGCAGCGGAACCGCCGGGCGACAACAATTGGTGGATCGCGCAGTTGTATGTGCAAAACGCACAGGCGAACGCGACGCGCACGGCGATCGTCGATCCCAACACCGTGAGCGGTTCGCTGCACGGTTTGCAGATCGCCTTGCCGCGCTGGTCGCCGGACGGTTCGCGCATCGTGTTTATCGGCGGCTTGATGAGCGATCAGGGTTCCACCGGTGGCGATCTCTACAGTGTTTCGTCGCAGGGCGGCGCGCCGGTCGATCTCACGCCGGGTATCCATGTGACGCCGTCGTGGTTCACGTGGAATACGCCGCAATCGCTGCTGGTGGATCAAGTCAGCAACGGTCATGTGCAGTTGGCGGAATACGCTGTGCAGGCCGACAGTGCGAAACAACAACGCGTGTTATTCACCGCGTCCGGCTACATCGGTGGTGGTGGCGCATTGCTGGCGCCGTCGTTCTCGGCCGATCATCGCAGCATCGCGTTTATGCAGTCGTCGTTCGACAAAGCGCCGGAGGTTTACGCCGGCGCCGTGGGCGATGCGATGCCGCCTGCCGTCACGTCCATCAACGCGGATGCAAAGCCGAGTTGGGGCAAGGCCGAATCGGTGGAGTGGGATAACGAAGGTTTCCACGTGCAGGGCTGGTTGTTGTATCCGGCCAACTACGATCCGCACAAACATTATCCGATGATCGTGAACGTACACGGTGGTCCGTCGGCGGCGGTGATTCCGCATTGGCCGTCGGTGGGTTATGGCGCTGTGCCGTTTTCCACGCTCGGCTATTTCGTGTTTATGACCAATCCGCGCGGTAGCTACGGCGAGGGCGAGGCGTTCGTCCAGGCCAATCGCAAAGACTTTGGTTACGGCGATTTGCGCGACACGCTCGCAGGTGTCGATGCGGTGGAGAAAAAACTACCCGTCGACGATCACCGTCTCGGCTTGACCGGCTGGAGCTACGGCGGCTTTATGAGCATGTTCGCGCCGACGCAAACGCAGCGCTTCCGCGCTGTAGTCGCCGGTGCAGGCATCGCCAACTGGCAGAGCTATTACGGCCAGAACTTGATCGACAAATGGATGATTCCGTTCTTCGGCGCATCCGTGTACGACGATCCGGCGGTTTACGGGAAAAGCTCCGCCATCAATTACATCAAGAAGGTAAAGACGCCGACCTTGATCGTGGTGGGCGAGCGCGACGCGGAATGTCCTGCGCCGCAGTCGTTCGAATACTGGCACGCATTGCGCACACTCGGCGTGCCGACGTCGCTGGTGGTGTATCCGAACGAAGGACATCACTTCTTCAACCCGACCAATCAGCGCGATGTGTTGCAGCGTGCGCTGAATTGGTTCGAGAAATATCTGCCGCCCAGCGAATAA
- a CDS encoding glycosyltransferase, whose translation MPQLSVVVPVFNERDNIPPLLAEIAAALRGKLDFEIVYVDDDSSDDSRAVLQAQKASYPELRVLHHVSRSGQSTAVWNGVRAAQSPWVATLDGDGQNDPADIPKLLAARDKAEAGVKLFAGWRTTRRDSFNKRISSKIANAVRSRMLRDNTPDTGCGLKLFERDVFLRLPYFDHMHRYLPALVKRAGFRSESVPVGHRPRTAGTSKYGMLDRLWVGIADLRGVAWLMRRAKVTQIEEV comes from the coding sequence ATGCCGCAACTCTCCGTCGTCGTGCCCGTCTTCAACGAACGCGACAACATTCCGCCGCTGCTCGCTGAAATCGCCGCTGCCTTGCGCGGCAAGCTCGATTTCGAAATCGTCTACGTCGACGACGATTCCAGCGACGACAGCCGCGCGGTCTTGCAGGCGCAGAAAGCGAGCTATCCGGAATTGCGCGTGCTGCACCACGTGTCGCGCAGCGGACAAAGCACCGCGGTATGGAACGGCGTGCGCGCGGCGCAATCGCCGTGGGTCGCCACGCTCGATGGCGACGGCCAGAACGATCCGGCCGATATCCCCAAGCTGCTCGCCGCGCGCGACAAAGCCGAAGCGGGCGTGAAACTCTTCGCCGGCTGGCGCACCACGCGCCGCGACAGCTTCAACAAGCGCATCTCGTCCAAGATCGCCAACGCGGTGCGCTCGCGCATGCTGCGCGATAACACGCCCGACACCGGTTGCGGCCTCAAGCTTTTCGAACGCGACGTGTTTCTGCGCTTGCCGTATTTCGATCACATGCACCGCTATCTTCCCGCGCTGGTGAAACGCGCCGGTTTCCGCAGCGAAAGCGTGCCGGTGGGGCATCGCCCGCGCACCGCCGGTACGTCGAAATACGGCATGCTCGACCGCTTGTGGGTGGGTATCGCCGATTTGCGCGGCGTCGCGTGGCTTATGCGCCGCGCCAAGGTCACGCAGATCGAAGAAGTTTAG
- a CDS encoding SPFH domain-containing protein — MTVLTLTLLITVLALAAVAVKRVPTGQVYSLYRYGKPVRLLQPGTHVVLPLVDRVGHRIDLGGRLLRFDASLIQATPMQGTVYWQVLEPERADAVIEQADQLIRHSVFDALHADEDNELTERREVAARLKTKLNRQLRDRGVMVTRVELDAA; from the coding sequence ATGACTGTTCTGACACTCACTCTCCTCATCACGGTTCTCGCCCTCGCGGCAGTGGCGGTGAAGCGTGTGCCGACAGGTCAGGTCTACAGTCTTTATCGCTACGGCAAGCCGGTGCGCCTGCTGCAGCCGGGCACCCACGTGGTGCTGCCGCTGGTGGATCGAGTAGGTCACCGCATCGATCTGGGCGGCCGCCTGCTGCGCTTCGACGCCTCGCTGATTCAGGCCACGCCCATGCAGGGCACTGTTTATTGGCAAGTGCTGGAACCCGAGCGCGCCGATGCGGTGATCGAACAAGCCGACCAGCTCATCCGCCACAGCGTGTTCGACGCGCTTCACGCGGATGAGGACAACGAGCTTACGGAGCGTCGCGAAGTCGCCGCCCGCCTCAAAACCAAACTCAACCGGCAGTTGCGCGACCGCGGTGTGATGGTCACCCGCGTGGAACTCGACGCAGCCTGA
- a CDS encoding YecA family protein produces the protein MTNSPTKTDWPSSLDDAELDELDTYLRAHTQEQDGHLLLDGVHGLLSALAVGPTQVLPDEWLPEVLHEPFADEDEGNRVLALLAKLNDSISAELDVDAYEPILGEVDTEAGPVLSAAGWCEGFSRGIDLRATLWEKRLADDPPLMEMLGPVMALAVDEGILSAEAEFEKLSDEEYDDCLAQLPAVLASVNHYWFEHPATEAELNALNDANKDKHDHQAPPRQRSGHWVH, from the coding sequence ATGACGAATAGCCCTACCAAGACCGATTGGCCCAGTTCTCTAGACGACGCCGAACTCGACGAGCTTGATACCTATCTGCGCGCCCACACGCAGGAGCAGGACGGCCATCTGCTGCTCGACGGCGTGCACGGCCTGCTCAGCGCGTTGGCGGTCGGCCCCACCCAAGTGTTGCCGGACGAATGGTTGCCCGAAGTACTGCACGAACCGTTCGCCGACGAAGACGAAGGCAATCGCGTGCTCGCCCTCTTGGCCAAGCTCAACGATTCCATCAGCGCCGAATTGGATGTGGACGCCTACGAACCGATCCTCGGCGAAGTGGATACCGAAGCCGGCCCCGTGCTCTCAGCCGCGGGCTGGTGCGAAGGTTTCAGTCGCGGCATCGATCTGCGCGCCACGTTGTGGGAAAAACGCCTGGCCGACGATCCGCCGTTGATGGAAATGCTCGGGCCGGTCATGGCTTTGGCGGTGGACGAAGGCATCCTCAGTGCGGAAGCGGAGTTCGAAAAACTCAGCGACGAGGAATACGACGATTGCCTCGCGCAGCTTCCCGCTGTGCTCGCATCGGTGAATCACTATTGGTTCGAGCATCCGGCCACCGAAGCGGAGCTCAATGCGCTCAACGACGCCAACAAAGACAAGCACGATCATCAAGCGCCGCCGCGTCAGCGCAGCGGTCACTGGGTGCACTGA
- a CDS encoding pirin family protein — translation MTERRILRRIRGTDTSDGAGVKLKRIIGQPGLDMLDPFLLLDEFRSDQAGDYIAGFPEHPHRGFETVTYMLAGHMQHGDNHGNRGDLKPGSVQWMTAGRGILHSEMPQQENGLMWGFQLWVNLPSKDKMTAPRYQDIDPERIPVVHPAAGVTVKVIAGTLGDATGPVSGIVTAPVYLDIALEPGAVIDIPLPEGHHAFAYVFDGKDAKVAGETLSRSELAVLSDGDTIRIEGREAPSRVLLVAGQPLEEPVTRYGPFVMNTPEQIHEAIADFRAGKF, via the coding sequence ATGACCGAGCGTCGCATTCTTCGCCGCATCCGCGGCACCGATACCTCCGATGGCGCGGGCGTCAAGCTCAAGCGCATCATCGGCCAGCCGGGTTTGGACATGCTCGATCCTTTCCTGCTGCTGGACGAATTCCGTTCCGATCAGGCCGGCGATTACATCGCCGGATTCCCTGAGCATCCGCATCGCGGCTTCGAAACCGTCACCTACATGCTGGCGGGCCATATGCAGCACGGCGACAACCACGGTAACCGGGGCGATCTCAAACCCGGCAGCGTGCAGTGGATGACCGCCGGCCGTGGCATTCTCCATTCGGAAATGCCGCAGCAGGAAAACGGCCTGATGTGGGGCTTCCAGCTGTGGGTCAACCTGCCTTCCAAAGACAAGATGACCGCGCCGCGGTACCAGGACATCGATCCGGAACGTATCCCGGTCGTGCATCCGGCCGCCGGGGTGACGGTGAAGGTCATTGCCGGCACGTTGGGTGACGCTACGGGTCCTGTGTCAGGAATTGTCACCGCGCCCGTTTATCTGGATATCGCTCTCGAACCGGGCGCCGTGATCGATATTCCGCTGCCGGAAGGTCATCACGCGTTCGCCTACGTGTTCGACGGCAAGGACGCCAAGGTGGCCGGCGAGACGCTCTCGCGCAGCGAATTGGCCGTGCTTTCCGACGGCGACACCATCCGCATCGAAGGCCGGGAAGCCCCGTCCCGTGTGCTTTTGGTGGCCGGTCAGCCGCTGGAGGAGCCCGTCACGCGCTACGGGCCGTTCGTGATGAACACGCCCGAGCAGATCCACGAAGCCATCGCCGATTTCCGCGCCGGCAAGTTCTAA
- a CDS encoding ParA family protein, whose product MARIIAVANQKGGVGKTTTAVNLAAALAAAKRKVLLIDLDPQGNATMASGVDKREVSPSGCEVLLGEAPINDAIVSTEAHFDLLPGNGDLTAAELKLMDAFARENRLKEQLANVASKYDIILVDCPPTLHLLTVNALTAATSLLIPVQCEYFALEGLSSLLDTVKAVRQHLNPQLEIEGLLRTMYDVRNNLGNEVSAQLTQHFGDKVLRSIIPRNVRLAEAPSHGQPIHLYDRSSRGAIAYIGLAGEIIRRERGSQAAVAALHAMHGDTPEESVEASAHSDQE is encoded by the coding sequence ATGGCCCGTATCATCGCTGTCGCCAACCAGAAAGGTGGCGTCGGCAAAACCACTACCGCTGTCAATCTCGCCGCAGCGCTCGCTGCGGCGAAGCGCAAAGTGTTGCTGATCGATCTCGATCCGCAAGGCAACGCGACCATGGCATCGGGCGTGGACAAGCGCGAAGTCTCGCCGAGCGGTTGCGAAGTGCTGCTGGGCGAAGCGCCGATCAACGACGCCATCGTTTCCACCGAAGCGCATTTCGATTTGCTGCCCGGCAACGGCGATCTCACCGCCGCCGAACTCAAATTGATGGATGCGTTCGCGCGCGAGAATCGGCTCAAAGAACAACTGGCCAATGTCGCGAGCAAGTACGACATCATTCTGGTGGATTGCCCGCCGACCTTGCACCTGCTTACCGTCAACGCGTTGACCGCCGCGACCAGTCTGTTGATTCCGGTGCAGTGCGAATACTTCGCGCTCGAAGGTCTATCGAGTTTGCTCGATACCGTGAAGGCCGTGCGCCAGCATTTGAATCCGCAATTGGAAATCGAAGGCTTGCTGCGCACCATGTACGACGTGCGCAACAACCTCGGCAACGAAGTGTCCGCGCAGCTCACCCAACATTTCGGCGACAAAGTGTTGCGCTCGATCATTCCGCGCAACGTGCGTCTGGCCGAAGCGCCCAGTCACGGTCAGCCGATCCATCTTTACGATCGCAGTTCGCGCGGCGCCATCGCTTACATCGGCCTCGCCGGCGAAATCATCCGTCGCGAACGCGGCTCGCAAGCTGCGGTCGCCGCGTTGCACGCGATGCATGGCGACACGCCCGAGGAATCCGTGGAAGCCTCGGCCCATTCAGATCAGGAGTAA
- a CDS encoding ParB/RepB/Spo0J family partition protein — MSAAKKRGLGRGLDALLGGGDTGTPSVIEQEGELRTLPIQYIQPGKYQPRRHWNDEALDELAASIRAQGLIQPVVVRAIGKNSFELIAGERRWRAAQRAQMSEIPALVKDVPEVAVPAMALIENIQRQDLTPLEEADAIKRLIDDFDLTHQQAADAVGRSRAAVSNMLRLIDLPASIKRLLDDGKLEMGHARCLLTLPEYQAESLALEAARHNWSVRELEDAARKAQTAPKGKAKSAPARDPNIDALERELAERFATKVEVAHGRGGRGKLVIHYHSNDELDGILGKLR; from the coding sequence ATGTCGGCTGCTAAAAAACGCGGACTCGGACGCGGATTGGATGCTCTGCTCGGTGGCGGCGATACCGGTACGCCATCGGTCATCGAACAAGAAGGCGAGCTGCGCACGCTCCCCATTCAATACATTCAACCCGGCAAATATCAGCCGCGTCGTCATTGGAACGACGAAGCGCTGGACGAATTGGCCGCGTCGATTCGCGCGCAAGGTTTGATTCAACCCGTCGTCGTTCGCGCAATCGGCAAGAACAGCTTCGAGCTGATCGCTGGCGAACGTCGCTGGCGCGCCGCGCAACGCGCGCAGATGAGCGAAATTCCCGCGCTTGTGAAAGACGTGCCGGAAGTCGCCGTGCCGGCGATGGCGCTGATCGAAAACATTCAGCGCCAAGATCTCACGCCGCTGGAAGAAGCCGACGCCATCAAGCGTTTGATCGACGATTTCGATCTTACGCATCAGCAAGCCGCCGATGCGGTGGGCCGCTCGCGCGCCGCCGTGTCGAACATGCTGCGCCTGATCGATCTGCCCGCGTCCATCAAGCGTCTGCTCGATGACGGCAAACTGGAAATGGGTCACGCGCGTTGTCTGCTCACGCTGCCCGAATATCAAGCCGAATCGCTGGCGCTGGAAGCGGCGCGTCACAACTGGAGCGTGCGCGAACTCGAAGACGCCGCGCGCAAAGCGCAGACCGCGCCCAAAGGCAAAGCCAAAAGCGCGCCGGCACGCGATCCGAACATCGATGCGCTGGAACGCGAATTGGCCGAACGTTTCGCCACCAAGGTGGAAGTCGCGCACGGTCGCGGCGGTCGCGGCAAGCTGGTGATCCACTACCACAGCAATGACGAGCTGGATGGCATCCTCGGCAAGCTGCGCTAA
- a CDS encoding PA0069 family radical SAM protein: protein MTDLPRAHKGRGAASNPEGRFETIRHHAEDDGWQHGVLDEEQPRPRTEVTEERARSVITRNDSPDLAFTLAMNPYRGCEACCIYCFARPSHSYLNLSPGLDFETKLRAKSNLADVLRMELAKPGYAISPINIGSNTDPYQPIEKKWRITRAALQVLAECQHPCTIVTKNALVERDIDLLAPMARENLVQVFVSINSLDNHLAAKLEPRASAPHRRMKAIRTLAEAGIPVGVLVAPIIPALNDRDMEAVLEQAADAGARCAGYTVLRLPYELKALFREWLALHAPQRAAHVMSLVQQMNDGNDYDSDFATRMRGQGVFAQLLRRRFDVACRRHGFGRARELQLNTSLFVPPRKSSPQGELF, encoded by the coding sequence ATGACTGATCTTCCCCGCGCACACAAAGGTCGTGGCGCCGCCTCCAATCCTGAGGGTCGCTTCGAAACGATCCGTCATCATGCTGAAGACGACGGTTGGCAGCACGGCGTGCTCGATGAAGAGCAACCACGCCCGCGTACCGAAGTGACCGAAGAACGCGCGCGCAGCGTCATCACGCGCAACGATTCACCGGACCTTGCGTTCACGCTGGCGATGAACCCTTATCGCGGATGCGAGGCCTGTTGTATCTATTGCTTTGCCCGCCCTAGCCACAGTTATTTGAACCTGTCGCCGGGGCTCGATTTCGAAACCAAACTGCGAGCCAAGAGCAATCTCGCCGACGTGTTGCGCATGGAGTTAGCCAAACCGGGATACGCGATCAGTCCGATCAATATCGGGAGCAATACAGATCCTTATCAACCGATCGAAAAGAAATGGCGTATCACGCGCGCCGCACTGCAGGTGCTCGCCGAATGCCAGCATCCGTGCACGATCGTGACGAAGAATGCGTTGGTGGAGCGCGATATCGATCTTCTCGCACCGATGGCGCGGGAAAATCTTGTGCAAGTTTTCGTTTCCATCAATTCGCTGGACAATCATCTGGCGGCGAAACTCGAACCACGCGCAAGCGCTCCGCATCGTCGTATGAAGGCGATTCGAACGCTGGCGGAAGCCGGCATACCAGTCGGCGTATTGGTAGCACCCATCATTCCCGCGTTGAACGATCGCGATATGGAAGCGGTGCTTGAGCAAGCCGCCGACGCCGGCGCGCGTTGCGCCGGTTATACCGTGCTTCGCTTGCCGTACGAACTGAAAGCGCTGTTTCGAGAATGGCTGGCCTTGCATGCGCCGCAACGCGCCGCGCACGTCATGAGCCTGGTGCAACAAATGAACGACGGCAACGATTACGACAGCGACTTCGCTACGCGCATGCGCGGTCAGGGCGTCTTCGCGCAGCTATTGCGTCGTCGTTTCGACGTCGCGTGCCGACGTCACGGTTTTGGACGCGCGCGCGAGCTGCAATTGAATACATCTCTCTTTGTGCCTCCTCGCAAATCCTCTCCGCAAGGCGAACTTTTTTGA